In Setaria italica strain Yugu1 chromosome IX, Setaria_italica_v2.0, whole genome shotgun sequence, the genomic stretch GCCAGCATGACCACCATGGAGAAGCTACTCCTCTTCCACAAGCTCGAGAGCGACTTGTTCCACCGCCTAGTGCACGACCTCGCCCAAGACCCAGCGGCCATGAGGTGGGTGATCGCGCTTTGGCTCTGGCTCGAGTCCGTTGGCCACCACAACTTCATCCGCCGTGTCGCGGCGCTGCCAGGCCCCGTTGTGCTACGGTTCGTTGAGGAGGCAGTCGCATGCCTTCGCTGTCTTGCTGGCCAATGCCAGGCGGCCACGGCTGATGTTGAAGATGGACGCGGCAAGCGCCTACCCTGCACAAACGCGCTCCTAACAGAGCCCATCGACGATGCGGGTTACTTCCAAAGTCATCGCGAGATCTTGGATGGCGTCACCCACTATTACAGGAGTGTTTGCCTCGCCGTTTGCAATGTCAACAACAGCACCACTTGCATGCCCAACAACACAGCCGGTGTGCCTGTTGCCCCACCGATGGTAAGCTCCCCTATCCATACCACCCCGAGGGTGGCACCCTTGCCACTAAACCCAATGGCAGCATCCTTCCCACTGAACCCCATGGCGACCCCATGGATCCCGATGCAAAGCCCATTGATGGAAGCCCCATGGATCCCGATGCAAAGCCCATTACCGGACGACTACCGATCCCTCTTCATCACCTTCTCCAAAGGCTACCCCATCAGCAGGGAGGATATCATGGAGTTCTTCGACTCGTAAGAACACTCTCTTGTCTTCTCCACTTATTTGTGTGTGTACAGACACCTTGGAACCCCTGCTACTCTTTTATGCGTAGTCAGGGGTGGACCTTGTTTATTTATGAAGGTGTCTTGCAGTGGCGGCACACATTACATTCTAAAACGACAATAGATGCGTAGCCTTTACGTCTTTAGAAGTTTCCAATATCTACTCAACGAAACTTTTTTATAATCTAGCCCATGAAGTAGCCGACAATAGTTGTCCAACTTTTACATTTTTAGATGTTCCCAAAATCTGTCCAGTGGAACTTTCAAGGATCCTAAAGTAGCCGACAATAGTTACTTGGCTTTTACATTTTTTGATGTTTCCGATATATATTCATCTAAATGAACTTTCGAAAGCAAGATTTCAAAGATCTTATTTTGGGTACTTCACAAAGTTTTTAATCATATTAAAAACTAAATGTGATTATAAAACTTTCAATTGAGAGTCAAAAGCTTTTGATGACAAAATGGTTGGGACCTAGAATCCGAAATTTCGAACTATCACTGGCAAAGAACTTATGGACCAGTTACAAAGCGATAAAATTGCTCTCTGCAAAAGAAATTATTATGTGGTCCATTGAATTTATTTCATGTTGAATGTTGTTCAAGCTTCTCCACTAGCTGCATGATTGTTCAGGGTCATAATACATATACAGTTAGCGCTAGATAATTTGTGCGTACATGATGTGTTGCAGGGTGTTTGGGCCTTGCGTGGAAACGGTGATGGTTGAGAAGGTGGCGCCGGGGCAGCAGCCGGTGTACGGGCGGGTGATCCTGCGCAGCGCGGCGATGATCCCAGTGGTGCTGGATGGGCGGCAGACAGCCAAGTTCATGATCAAAGGCAAGCACCTCTGGGCCAGGATCTACATCCCCAGCTCCAGGCTCTCCTACCCCTGATGGCAGGTGAGAAGCCGGGGTAAGAGCAGAACAGAGCTGGAGCTTACTAATGTTACGTGTGCCATGTCGAGCTGGGTTAAGCTGTGACCGGAGCTTTGCTGAACGGTGTCGTCGAATAAATAATCCGAGTGTTAAGTGTTTGTGTCTGCGCTATGTATATACGTCTGTGAGTTTCACTGTTTCAGACTTCGCCATGTACCCCTTATAGTATATGTTATGTAACCCATTGTGCTCAATTCTTGTGATATCGTGACCATCCCTGGCATCGAGTTTTAGAGTTCTGCTGATCTCACTGAAAATTTAGTGTCTCCTAGTTAATTTAGTTGATTGGATTATAGAATTCGGGATCTCCCATTCCGGAGAAACAGCAGGATGACGCATCAGAACAGTTCCCAAAGTGTAGCTAAGCCAAGTCCATTTCTAAGAGGAtatcttctctctcttttttaaaGGATCTATGAGGATACCTATCAGGACAGTTTACTTACAAAATAACAGGATGAGACCACAAAAGTTCTACAGAGGTATGTCCGTGGTACAAACGAAGATGAATGCATACAAATAACCGTGCCAACCAACTGCCTATCGCCTCTTCCCTTATCATCCAGCATGATCTCAAGTACTACCACTTCCTAAAGCTGAACCTGAACTCGCAGAAGGATTATTTCTTAGAGTTTTGACAACGTAGCGTAAGTCTGCTCAGCATATTTGTCAGGAAGCCAGGGTGTGAGTGCATCAACCAGCCTTTTGATATCATCTGAGGAATGAGAAGCGCTAAGAGTAACTCGTAACCTGCAAAGAACCAAAGATATAAGTAAAACTTAGTTGAACAGCCTCTATTTCGTTCTGTGTAGATCAAGAGAAGGTATTTACAGCAAAGTCTAATTTCTATTCTATCTACAGCAAGCAAGATGACGCATGCAAGTGAATGGAAAATTATGTTACGAAATGTACGCGTGTCTAATTTCTATTCCAATTACTCGGTCTATGACCACTACAAAACTCACTCCAAAATTTTAGGTTGGCTGACAATGACCTTGAGTTGCGTGGAACAGGAAAATAACAATTACAAAGGAGAACTGGAACCTGCAGGAGTTAGGTGGCACTGTGGGTGGTCGGATTGGTGTAACATGAAATCCAGATCTTAGCAAATGCCTGCAAAAAAAATTTTAAGAAATATAACTATCAGGTACGTGAAGCAGAAAGACCACTGTCAATGTTAGGGGCCCAAAGAATGAACCTGCCAGCCCTAAGTGCTGCTTCTTCACTTCCAACTACAATGGATATTATGGGGCTAGTTATGTCGACTTTGGTCAAAGATGCAAAATACTGCACATGCCTCCAGACTGCTGATCTTCGCCATCTCTCCTTCCTTGAGACATAAAGGGCCGCTGAAATCCAAAATAGTTTCTATTAAGAAAACATCCCTGATATATAGTCCAGTGCAGTCATTCCTTAGTAATCTTGATGCAGCACCCCCTCCAACTGTATCTTTTAGGACAGCAGCAATGTTATATTTAAATCCTCATTCTCACAGACTAATGTCAAAGCCGTAAAACAGCATGTTGCATCTTTTCTCATAAAAGAATGTGATAAGAAAAAAATGGTGGTTGAAATGAATATGGATGCCCATCTCAATACATTGAAGACAATTATGAATGCGTGTAATAATCATTTTTACCAGAACTCTGTCACGTGTGGTAAATTGTGAATATTACCGTGCACAGAAGCAACTACTGGCACTGGCAAAGCAGTCGAAAATATGAATGAGCGACCTCGTGATTGAATCAAATTCTTCCATCTAGTGCTGCTCAACAGATTGCAAACTATTAGTTAGAAAGCTTGCAATAAAGTGTTTACTCATATAGAGGAGCAAATCAGATTCTACCTCTGTTATTCATAGAGCAAATAGAGATGATTCTCCTACTGTTTTTCATATAAAAAAGTGTTTACTACTGACATTCCGGTATTTGGCGAAACAAGTTATCCCCTGTTCATAGAAATTGTAAACATGAGAGTCTGCAGCAGTGCAGCGCAACTTTGTGACTACTCCAGATGGCATGACCTAAAATCTCTGATGCCACTATATTTGATCTCCAGAGACCGTGCTACATTAGTAGCTCcgtgcaacaaaaaaaaaaggaaaggttcTTCAGTTTAGCAGGTGTCAGTAAGTTCTCAGACTGGCAGCATGGTGGTGCACTGGTGCTGAATGGATTCAGTAATACAGAAATCAGGTACCAAAATCTATGAATTCATGACTTTGCAGTTACATGTTATAACCTGATTCTCACATTTCTCTGCATATTGTTCTATTAATATATTGTCTCACATATTTCGTGCAGCCTCAATTTTTAGACAGATCTGCTAAATTCCAACAGTTTAATATACGGTAATGCTCAGGTGAATTTCATTTTCTAATAAATGAAATATGAGCATTTGAATACATTACCTGCATGCTATAAAACCACCTTGGCAGCCAGCAGCTTTGCTTAAGGTGCCAACACTAatgtcaatgtcattttcacATTCAAACAGTTCAGCTGCACCACCACCATTCTCACCACAAACAAGTGTCCCATGAGCcttgagaaaagaaaaatgcgAATGGAATTCGATTAGCACCAAGATCTGTAAAAATGTATTTGAGAGGAGATAAAATACTAACATCATCGATGACCAACAAAAACCCATACTTTCTGCGTAATTTGACAAGTTCAGGGAATGGAGCAAAATCACCATCCATGCTGAACAGGCTGTAATTTATAAAtgaaaagttcccagtttgttaGTCTCGTATGCAAAAGCAAGCGATCACTAGCCATCAATATTAACAAAAACATAAATGCTTCTTCAGTGATGACTTGCCTATCTGTGACAACAACTTTCTTCTCCATTGAGCAACTGGACCTGCACAGAAAATCGAGATATCATTGTAGCTAACTCAAGTAGTAATGTCAATATTCTGCATAATATTACTGCGAAGTCAAGAAGGAACATACAGCAGGAAATCAAGATGGAACATGTCACAGTGCTTGTAAACAAACACTACCGCTTCTTGCTGTCGCTCCAAAAGGCGAATCCCATCAATGATTGAAGCATGGTTCAGTGCATCTGAGAAGATTGCGATTCTCTCATCCTCTGCAGGTTTTCTCCCAGCAGCCAAAAGAGAGCTGATACTCCCCAGGGCTGTCATCACAGCCATGTTGGCGGAAAATCCAGTGGGGCAAAGAAGGCAATCCTGCAGAAGCCCTACACAGTAAGGATCCAAAGCTGAACAAATTATGGTATGTGTGCACAATTTTCAGATCGAAACATGATAGGGTACCTCCTTTCTCTTCAGCTCTGCCAATGATTCTTCCACCAATTTGTGATAAGTAGTATATCCACATATCAACGCAGAGCCTCTTGGCCCCATGCCATACTCTTGCGCTGCCTAGCAAAAATGCAACGAGTCATTAATCGAAACTAATTGATAGTATAACAATGGCCGCGGCAAAGAATTCGGCACACCTTCACTGCAGCCTCGCGGACTGCCGGATGCGAGCTGAGGCCCATGTAGTCATTCCCGGAGAAAAGAATCAGATTCCCGTCCAGCTTCTCTTCCTGCTCACCCGTCTCACCACCTAAGCAAATCGAACGTGTCCATAAATAGGGGAGAATCGCAGGCTGCATCGCTAGTTCGTAAGTAACAACGCTACAATTTTGGCATGTGCCACAGAGGGGGAGAGGAAGGCGTGCTTGGCACCAACCTTCAGCGAGCCATTGGTGGAGCGTGTCGCGGTCGAACCGgatctcgacggcggcgcggtccCAGGGCCCCGGGCCGGCGAAGGTCtccggggcggcgggcggcggcgcgagtgCGATGGGGCGCGTGGCACGCAGCAGGCTCCTGGCCTCCAGCCTCGCGAGCGCggcgtccaccagcgcgtcccACTGCGCCATTGCGTCGAACAGGCGGCGCGGGTGGAACGGCGGCGGAGCGCGCACGCAGAGAGGAGAGCAGACGCACGGCACCCGCTTGGGGAGAGTTGGGTACTTGGGTTAGCGTGCCGGTGGGCGCAGCCGCTCAGAGTGGGGGGATGgatgggcgcggcggcggggtcagcAGCTTGCGGGGTGAGGTAGTTGGCCCACCCGCCAACGGGCAACGCTAGGTGGACCCCATCAGATAAGAAGAAGAATCGGAATGGTTAACGAGCTACAAGGCCCACAACAGCTGCACGGAGGCCTAACTGTTGTGAGAACCAAATCAGACGGCCCATCTATCGAAGAAATGGTGGGCCTTGATGAACCATTGGACCTTTACACTAATCTAATAAAACAAAGGCCCATCATCATAAAGGCGATACTTTACATGGCCAAATGGGCTGGGCCTAACGGGTGGCACGAGGCCCAGCACGTTTTGCCCCGACACCAGCACCGCCTGGCCCGGTTTAGGATGGGTCCGTGCCGGCACGATCCGAGGCAGTAGGCCGAACCTGAGCCGCAGAGGCGGCACGTCGGGCGGCCCGTCAACTCCTCCACCTATATAATCCTAaatcccctcccctctccgccGCAACCGCTACAGGCCGGGCCAGGACGGGCAGGGCCACCCGTTTGGCATAGGTGATACTTATATCGTTGCCTCGTTGGGTGTTGATTGATGGCCTCTTGGCCTTCATGTCCGTCCTCTCTAGGCGTTCACGTTTGGTCCATATTCCCCTACCATTTTCCAACAAATACATTCAGGATTACAAAAAAAGGCAACACAGTTGTCAATCACCGTCCTCGTATATATAAAGCAAAAGCAAGAACGGTGCTTCCAAGCGACAGTAATACAGTACCATCTCAGGAGGAGTGTGTGCTGGAGAAACAATTCCGAGCCCAGTggtgttgcagacttgcagtgtGCAGCTGGCCTCGCGTGTATATGTGGAATTAATAAGGCACTCAAAACCAGTCGGGTACGGTTTCTGATTTGGATTAGTACGATGAGGTTAACCATCCATCAGTACGGCAAAAAAGAAGGTACAGGAGCtataaacaaacaaacaataCCACACACAAAAAAGGCAACCTCATGGGCCGGAATGCGTTCCTTGCGAAAACTGCAAAGCCGCGGGGCCTTTCCCGGCTTTCCCACCACGTCGCGTTGCTTTTGTggccttcccctccctccccatgTCGTGCTGACTGCTGAGCGATCGGCCGTGGCGCGAGTACCACGTCCCAGGCTCCTCCCAGTGCTCGTAATCAAGAAAAGGCCAGTGAAATTAAAGGTGTGCAGTGCAGGAGCGGTGGTACAGCACGCCAGCAGTGGAAACACGCAACAACCAGCCGTGCTACGGCTCTTTCCGCAGCGAGTTGATGCGAAGCAAAAACACGGCGGGTGAACAGAGCAAGCTTTGCAAAGGAGAAACGGTAGTGTACGTCTTGGCACGGACCGGAACGGGATGGGACGAGATATttgtcaacaaaaaaaaaagaggacgATCGGCAGGCCGATAGGTAACGCCGACGCGTGCGTGTGCGCGCGCGACGCGCCTTCCTGTAATCGGAGAGGAAGAAATGAGATCGATGGAGTAACTGCGACTGCTGGAGTAACAGCGGTAGATTCTGTAGTGCGAGGCAGCAATTGCAAGCGATCACCGATCAGGACAGCACGCGGaaacggaggcggcgggcgtcgatGCGTCACAGCGAGCGAGCAGGGGCGACCTGCGGGTCCAGCTCGAGCTGAGCCAATGAATCGCCGGTTTCCAGCAAGCCAGGAGCGCCAGGACGCCTTGGCGCGACGCGATTGGACCGAAATCGCCGTGGGCCAGGCGTAGACGAATGTGCGGAGGCAGAGGCGGTGCGCCGTGCACTTGCCGGCCGTGGCTTGCTCGGGACGGTTGAATTTGTTCACCGCTGTGGGGCTCTGCGGGTGCGGGGGCGTGGCAGACAGTCCAGACACGGAACATGTCGGGCGCACATGGGCGGGAGCGCGGGCGCCGGGAGGCGGAGCCGGGCCGTGGCGACTGGCGaggatggggatggtctggtgGTCAACCGGCACatgcccacgccgccgcccgtccaTCCATCCCCTGACGCCGCTGTTCTCCGCAccgggcgcgcgcgcgcacaccaTTTCAGCAGGGGGAGCCGGGGAGCCAGGCAGCACGACGCCGGCCTGGCCCCGCTGGCGATCACGACCCATCTCTCGCTCCGCGCCGCAGGGCCGATATTTTCTCCGTCTCCCCTGCACGCATCACGCACAGAGCCTGCGAAGCGACATCGCGTTGTCGGAGCCGTTGAAAACTGCAGTAGGCAGGCACGAGCGTGCGTCTGAAACGCACAGGCGGAGTCGTCCAGGACCAGCAGACGTGTGGTGTGGGGCTGTGGGCGCGTCGCGGCCAGGCAGAGCAGGAAACAGAATTACCCGATACGACATGCGGGGACAAGGGTACGAGCCCTGCGAGGCGCGGATCAACCTGGCAGCTCGCTCCAGAACGGATGCAGGATCTCTCCCCACTCCGCCACTCGCATGTGGCGACATCGTGTGCCAACTGCGACCGGAGTCCAGCTGCGCGCATAAGATACAGCGTTTTCTGGAATCCAAGGCTAGAGAACCCAGCGCAATCATGGAGtaggcgctcgccgccggccggttcACTTGCCGCATATCGTAGATAGATCCAAGGAAGCCGGAGCAGGAGCTAGCAGCGCAACACTGCCATGGCTGCCAGCGTATGGTTTTCCCTTCCAGAGA encodes the following:
- the LOC101774482 gene encoding uncharacterized protein LOC101774482, with translation MASMTTMEKLLLFHKLESDLFHRLVHDLAQDPAAMRWVIALWLWLESVGHHNFIRRVAALPGPVVLRFVEEAVACLRCLAGQCQAATADVEDGRGKRLPCTNALLTEPIDDAGYFQSHREILDGVTHYYRSVCLAVCNVNNSTTCMPNNTAGVPVAPPMVSSPIHTTPRVAPLPLNPMAASFPLNPMATPWIPMQSPLMEAPWIPMQSPLPDDYRSLFITFSKGYPISREDIMEFFDSVFGPCVETVMVEKVAPGQQPVYGRVILRSAAMIPVVLDGRQTAKFMIKGKHLWARIYIPSSRLSYP
- the LOC101780932 gene encoding 8-amino-7-oxononanoate synthase; this encodes MAQWDALVDAALARLEARSLLRATRPIALAPPPAAPETFAGPGPWDRAAVEIRFDRDTLHQWLAEGGETGEQEEKLDGNLILFSGNDYMGLSSHPAVREAAVKAAQEYGMGPRGSALICGYTTYHKLVEESLAELKRKEDCLLCPTGFSANMAVMTALGSISSLLAAGRKPAEDERIAIFSDALNHASIIDGIRLLERQQEAVVFVYKHCDMFHLDFLLSSCSMEKKVVVTDSLFSMDGDFAPFPELVKLRRKYGFLLVIDDAHGTLVCGENGGGAAELFECENDIDISVGTLSKAAGCQGGFIACSTRWKNLIQSRGRSFIFSTALPVPVVASVHAALYVSRKERWRRSAVWRHVQYFASLTKVDITSPIISIVVGSEEAALRAGRHLLRSGFHVTPIRPPTVPPNSCRLRVTLSASHSSDDIKRLVDALTPWLPDKYAEQTYATLSKL